DNA from Mesorhizobium sp. B2-1-1:
AAATCCCGACGTCGTCGCCGTGGCGCCGCGCAAGGTTAGGACCATGGTGGTCAAATCGGACGGGTCGCTGGTGCCGCGTGAGGATCCGGCGCCCGCCGCACCGAAAGTGGCTGCCGTGGAGCCGGTCGATCCGGCGCCGCAACATGTCGCGCCGTCGGCTCAGGCCGATGCCGACCAGACCGGCACGGTGGCGCCGGACGCCGCGCAGGCGGACGACGAGCCAGCCCTGAAACCGGTGGCCGAGCCCAAGGCGGAAGCCAAGGCCCAGTCGGCCAACACGCCGGCCAAGGTTCCGGTCGCGCCGCAGCGCCCGTCCGACCAGCCGGTCGACGTGGTCGGCGAGGTCAAGCCCGATCAGGTTGCCTCCATCAGTCCCGCGGCGCCCTCGACCGGCGGCGGTTCGTGGTCGATGCAGATCGCCTCGCAGCCGACGGTCGAAAGCGCGCAGTCGACCTATCAGGATCTGCAGCGTCGCTATGGTGGCGTGCTTTCCGGCCGCACCGCCAACATCGTCAAGGCGGAGATCGCCGGCAAGGGGACTTTCTACCGCGTCCGCGTGCCCGCGCAGTCGCGCAACGATGCCATCAATCTGTGCACCAGCTACAAGGCTGCCGGCGGCAACTGCTTCGTGTCGAGGTAGTCATTCACCTCCCGTGTCGGAGGAGAGCAGTTTGAAAACCGGCGCGGCCTCAACGCCGCGCCGTTTTCTTTTTGCACTTTTCGACGTGATTCCCTTTGGCCGCGGAAGATTCTAGACTCGTCGGCATGACCGAATCAAAATCCATGATCCTCGGCTGTGCCGGGAAGTCGCTCACCCGCGAAGAAATCAGTTTCTATCGCAATGAATGCCCGTGGGCCTTCATCCTGTTTGCCCGCAACATCAGCGAGACCGAGCAGATCCGCGATCTGGTCGCCGAGATGCGCGACTGCATCGGACGCCCGGACGCGCTGGTGTTCATCGACCAGGAGGGCGGCAGGGTGCAGCGGCTGCGGCCGCCTCTGGCGCCGAACTATCCAGCCGGCGGCGCGCTCGGTGCGCTGTGGCGCGACGACCATGACGCCGGAGCCCGCGCCGCCTGGCTGATGGCGCGGCTGCACGCTTTCGACCTTCTGCGCTACGGCATCACGGCGGATTGCCTGCCGGTGCTCGACGTGCCGATCGAAGGGGCGAGCGACGTCATCGGCGCGCGCGCCTATGGCAAGGAGCCGCGCCCGGTCATCGAGCTCGGCCGCGCCGCGGCGGAAGGCCTGATGTCTGGCGGCGTGCTGCCGGTCATGAAGCATATTCCCGGCCATGGCCGGGCTTTCGCGGACACGCATTTCGAACTGCCTGTCGTCGACGCTTCGATGAGCGAGCTGCAGCGGCACGATTTTGCGCCGTTCAGGGAACTCAACCACCTGCCGATGGCCATGACCGCGCATGTCGTCTACAGCGCGATCGACCCGAAAAACCCGGCAACCACCTCCGGCAAGGTCATCGACGAGATCATTCGCCGCGAGATCGGCTTCGATGGGCTGCTGATGAGCGACGACACCTCGATGAAGGCACTTTCTGGGGATTTCCCGACAAAGGCGGCCTCGATCCTTGCGGCCGGCTGCGATCTGGTCCTTCACTGCAACGGCGTTTTCGAGGAGATGGCGGGCACCGCATCGCGAACCAAAGGGCTTGAGGGCAAGTCGCTTGAGCGTGCAAACCGGGCAATGACCTATATAGAAAAACGCGACGCGGCTGAAGAAACCGAGATACGCGCCGAATTCGCCACCTATTTCGATGCGGTGGCCTGACAGAGGGAAGAACGGGACGTGGCGGAAGCATTGGAAAGCAAGGCCGGGAAGGCCGCACCGATGGACCGCCTGTGGGCCGAAAGCGATGATTCCCGGCTGACCGGCGATCCGTCGCTGGTCGTCGACGTCGCAGGATTCGAAGGCCCGCTCGATCTTCTGCTGCATCTTGCCCGCAACCAGAAGGTCGATCTCGCGCGCATTTCCATCCTGGCGCTGGCCGAGCAGTATTTGGCCTTCGTCGAGACGGCGAGGGCACTGAGACTTGAGCTCGCCGCGGACTATCTGGTGATGGCGGCGTGGCTCGCCTTCCTCAAATCGAAGCTTTTGATCCCGAAGCAGCCGGGCGAGGAAGGCGAAAGCGGCGAGGAACTGGCGGCGGTGCTGCAATTCCGGCTCAAGCGGCTGGAAGCCATGCGCGATGCATCGGCGCGGCTGGTCAACCGGAACCGGCTCGGCCGCGACGTGTTCGCGCGCGGCATGCCGGAAATGGTCATCATCGAGAAGCGCAATGCCTATTCGG
Protein-coding regions in this window:
- the nagZ gene encoding beta-N-acetylhexosaminidase, producing the protein MTESKSMILGCAGKSLTREEISFYRNECPWAFILFARNISETEQIRDLVAEMRDCIGRPDALVFIDQEGGRVQRLRPPLAPNYPAGGALGALWRDDHDAGARAAWLMARLHAFDLLRYGITADCLPVLDVPIEGASDVIGARAYGKEPRPVIELGRAAAEGLMSGGVLPVMKHIPGHGRAFADTHFELPVVDASMSELQRHDFAPFRELNHLPMAMTAHVVYSAIDPKNPATTSGKVIDEIIRREIGFDGLLMSDDTSMKALSGDFPTKAASILAAGCDLVLHCNGVFEEMAGTASRTKGLEGKSLERANRAMTYIEKRDAAEETEIRAEFATYFDAVA
- a CDS encoding segregation and condensation protein A, yielding MDRLWAESDDSRLTGDPSLVVDVAGFEGPLDLLLHLARNQKVDLARISILALAEQYLAFVETARALRLELAADYLVMAAWLAFLKSKLLIPKQPGEEGESGEELAAVLQFRLKRLEAMRDASARLVNRNRLGRDVFARGMPEMVIIEKRNAYSASLYDLLTAYAQQRQKQAITNVTIARRGVWSLKDARDILTRLIGSLQDWTALDSFLVRYLSSPEERRTAIASSFAATLELVREGKMDVRQDEVFAPIYLRDHRAPAIKAVEVAS